A stretch of Candidatus Eremiobacteraceae bacterium DNA encodes these proteins:
- a CDS encoding FliM/FliN family flagellar motor switch protein produces the protein MARAAAAIEAQAPKALKGRGSVVGQTPAQRSLTAEEIESAHVWHSDDGDGLDLWCILGLGGARTLLGIVLHGPAGDEPTPLERNIVRETVERLLAATGRVWEEQAASRLPVLPGWCCRLDLTDALGAKSTFTLIAPQRCAPTRKVERVDLRAIPVKLDASLPATQMRVDAIACWSKGDVITLACAPDVQASLRAGVAYVAAGSLGASRGKRAILVTRSA, from the coding sequence TTGGCGCGCGCGGCGGCGGCGATCGAAGCGCAGGCACCTAAGGCGCTCAAGGGACGTGGTTCGGTCGTCGGTCAAACGCCGGCGCAGCGCTCATTGACGGCAGAAGAAATCGAATCTGCCCACGTTTGGCACAGCGACGATGGCGACGGCCTCGACTTGTGGTGCATTCTCGGCCTCGGCGGTGCACGCACGCTTCTGGGCATCGTCCTTCACGGGCCAGCGGGCGACGAGCCGACGCCCCTAGAGCGGAACATCGTCCGCGAGACCGTCGAGCGGTTGTTGGCGGCGACCGGTCGCGTCTGGGAAGAGCAAGCGGCATCGAGGCTGCCGGTGCTCCCTGGCTGGTGCTGCCGCTTGGACCTGACGGACGCCCTCGGCGCAAAGTCGACGTTCACGCTGATCGCTCCCCAGCGCTGCGCTCCGACGCGAAAAGTCGAGCGAGTCGATCTCCGAGCGATTCCCGTCAAGCTCGATGCCTCGTTGCCGGCCACCCAGATGCGGGTCGACGCCATCGCCTGCTGGAGCAAAGGCGACGTCATCACGTTGGCGTGCGCGCCCGATGTGCAGGCGAGTCTGCGCGCGGGCGTCGCATACGTTGCGGCCGGCTCGCTTGGCGCGTCGCGCGGAAAACGCGCGATTCTCGTGACGCGCTCCGCCTGA
- a CDS encoding FliM/FliN family flagellar motor switch protein — protein sequence MDESIAGADRAPYAALGEIEVTVAVRLGGVRMPLHAAAELGEGSLVTLDCTPESPVALLVNGVAIARGELVVTEDGALAVEISDVKR from the coding sequence ATGGACGAGTCGATCGCCGGTGCAGACCGAGCGCCGTACGCAGCGCTCGGCGAGATCGAGGTGACGGTCGCAGTTCGCCTCGGCGGGGTACGTATGCCGCTGCACGCCGCCGCCGAGCTCGGCGAAGGATCGCTCGTGACCCTCGACTGCACGCCGGAATCGCCCGTCGCGCTCCTGGTCAATGGTGTTGCGATCGCGCGCGGCGAGCTCGTCGTCACCGAGGACGGCGCGCTCGCGGTGGAGATATCGGACGTCAAGCGATGA
- a CDS encoding flagellar type III secretion system pore protein FliP, protein MTEIIDRAVSHPAGSPVDLLVALFLLGMLPLLAVSVTSFTRIIVVLGLLRASLGASSLPPNIVLAGLAMMLTCVVMAPTFARVQQAAIEPLGAKRIAPAQAIARGAAPLRSFMLAQSRASDVESFERMERSKQTRVADAPFTAVAPAFLIGELRAAFAMGFALALPFAVVDIVVAAVLMSLGMYMVSPAAISLPIKLLLFVVADGWALVAGALVASYR, encoded by the coding sequence ATGACGGAGATCATCGATCGCGCCGTGTCGCACCCGGCGGGCTCGCCGGTCGACTTGCTCGTCGCGCTCTTCCTGCTCGGCATGCTTCCGCTGCTCGCCGTGTCCGTCACGTCGTTCACGAGGATCATCGTCGTCCTCGGCTTGTTGCGCGCATCGCTCGGAGCGTCGTCGCTGCCGCCGAACATCGTGCTCGCAGGGTTAGCGATGATGCTCACGTGCGTCGTCATGGCTCCGACCTTCGCGCGCGTACAGCAGGCGGCGATCGAGCCGCTCGGCGCGAAGCGGATCGCTCCCGCGCAAGCGATCGCGCGCGGCGCGGCTCCGCTACGCAGCTTCATGCTTGCCCAATCGCGCGCGTCCGACGTCGAGTCGTTCGAGCGGATGGAACGTTCGAAGCAAACCCGCGTGGCGGACGCGCCCTTCACCGCGGTCGCACCCGCGTTCCTCATCGGCGAGCTTCGCGCCGCGTTCGCGATGGGATTCGCACTCGCGCTGCCGTTCGCCGTCGTCGATATCGTCGTCGCCGCCGTTCTCATGTCCCTTGGGATGTACATGGTATCGCCGGCAGCGATCTCGCTACCGATCAAGCTGTTGTTATTCGTGGTCGCCGACGGGTGGGCGCTCGTCGCCGGGGCGCTCGTCGCGTCGTATCGCTAG
- a CDS encoding flagellar biosynthetic protein FliQ — MESIAVSLMTQALRTAALIALPAVIVVAIVGVVIGLLQTLVQVQDQNVAFAPKLGTIALLVSVAGPAAFSLLEMLLVGAIHALPEIARV; from the coding sequence GTGGAGAGCATCGCGGTCTCGCTGATGACCCAAGCGCTGAGAACGGCGGCTCTCATCGCGCTGCCCGCCGTGATCGTCGTCGCGATCGTCGGCGTCGTCATCGGCTTACTCCAAACCCTCGTCCAGGTCCAAGACCAAAACGTCGCCTTCGCGCCGAAACTCGGCACGATCGCCCTTCTCGTATCCGTCGCCGGACCGGCCGCGTTCTCGCTTCTGGAGATGCTGCTCGTCGGTGCCATCCACGCGCTGCCCGAAATCGCACGCGTGTGA
- a CDS encoding flagellar biosynthetic protein FliR, producing the protein MIDQHVVPDVWIAAFVRASAFAATAPIVGSGAVPRIVRGGLALTIVPVLAERLPHDRGLAAWPEQAIVGAAFGVAAAMVAAAVSAAGSVIDSSMATRPFGRDSIFGGQQGPLGRLYSLAFAAIFLSSGAMTHLCSRLVDASSSAMHVMSVRGAATLVAESFEASLDIVAPAIAAQLIATLATAMAARAAPRINGLMLASPAATMAVLVVVLAGVAPAFRGLARVAWSSASTVP; encoded by the coding sequence GTGATCGATCAGCACGTCGTGCCGGACGTATGGATCGCCGCTTTCGTCCGAGCGAGCGCGTTCGCCGCGACCGCGCCGATCGTCGGATCCGGCGCCGTTCCCCGCATCGTTCGCGGTGGGCTCGCTCTGACGATCGTGCCCGTCCTAGCCGAAAGGCTTCCGCACGATCGCGGCCTTGCGGCGTGGCCCGAGCAAGCGATCGTCGGCGCAGCGTTCGGCGTCGCAGCCGCGATGGTCGCAGCCGCCGTGTCGGCGGCCGGATCGGTCATCGATTCTTCGATGGCGACGCGGCCGTTCGGCCGCGACAGCATCTTCGGCGGCCAGCAGGGACCGCTAGGCCGCCTATACTCGCTCGCGTTCGCAGCGATATTCCTATCGTCGGGTGCGATGACGCACCTCTGCTCGCGGCTCGTCGACGCATCGTCGTCGGCGATGCACGTCATGTCGGTCCGCGGTGCCGCGACTCTCGTCGCCGAAAGTTTCGAAGCGTCCCTCGACATCGTAGCGCCTGCGATCGCGGCGCAGCTCATCGCGACACTCGCGACCGCGATGGCAGCGCGGGCAGCGCCGCGGATCAACGGGCTCATGCTCGCTTCTCCTGCCGCGACCATGGCGGTGCTGGTCGTCGTGCTCGCCGGTGTCGCGCCGGCGTTTCGCGGGCTCGCGCGAGTCGCGTGGTCGAGCGCATCGACCGTGCCGTGA
- a CDS encoding EscU/YscU/HrcU family type III secretion system export apparatus switch protein produces MSDGHERSEPATPKRRERARREGDRPRSTLAPSALAISCAIIPALYGTGFASSWIAAFAAAADLAAEAGARRIAPVQTFVVATTPAEWIVCLLACLGSTLAAVGSGAASGALGWSPGSIGPKSWSRAFRLRPPIDFETFMQTLVSAIAAVAVVVAALPAVADVVEHVGGSSWRSTTMVLSDALYGLWWRVSAALCVIAVAEVAIARRRHATRLRMTLREVRDERTEQEGKPETRSRRRGIAIRRAKRIRLEALRRASAVIANPTHVAVALRYDPPGIDVPVVVAAGAGLAATFVRTIAAYHEIPVIESPELARAVFARVDIDEPVPEEFYAAIAAIFAWLMRTRGRLGGNPDR; encoded by the coding sequence ATGAGCGACGGGCACGAACGGTCCGAGCCGGCGACGCCGAAACGGCGAGAGCGTGCTCGGCGCGAAGGCGATCGTCCGCGAAGCACGCTCGCTCCGTCCGCGCTCGCGATCTCGTGCGCGATCATTCCCGCGCTATACGGCACCGGGTTCGCTTCGTCGTGGATCGCCGCATTCGCCGCTGCGGCGGACCTCGCCGCCGAGGCAGGGGCGCGCCGGATCGCACCGGTGCAGACCTTCGTCGTCGCGACGACCCCCGCGGAATGGATCGTCTGTCTTCTCGCGTGCCTCGGTTCCACACTCGCAGCGGTCGGATCTGGCGCCGCATCCGGCGCGCTCGGGTGGTCGCCAGGTTCGATCGGGCCGAAATCGTGGAGTCGAGCATTCCGACTGCGGCCGCCTATCGATTTCGAAACGTTCATGCAGACGCTCGTATCGGCGATCGCCGCCGTGGCGGTCGTCGTCGCCGCGCTGCCGGCGGTGGCCGATGTCGTCGAGCATGTCGGCGGCAGCTCGTGGCGATCGACGACCATGGTGCTCTCGGACGCTCTATATGGTCTGTGGTGGCGAGTCAGCGCGGCCTTGTGCGTCATCGCCGTCGCGGAAGTCGCGATCGCGCGCCGTCGGCACGCGACGCGCCTACGGATGACACTCCGTGAAGTCCGCGACGAACGCACCGAGCAGGAGGGTAAGCCGGAAACCCGATCGAGGCGCCGCGGAATCGCCATACGTCGCGCGAAGAGGATACGGCTCGAAGCGCTACGCCGTGCATCGGCCGTCATAGCGAATCCGACGCACGTCGCCGTCGCGCTTCGGTACGATCCTCCCGGAATCGACGTCCCCGTCGTCGTCGCCGCCGGCGCCGGTTTGGCGGCGACGTTCGTCCGCACGATCGCGGCATATCACGAGATCCCGGTCATCGAATCGCCGGAGTTGGCACGGGCGGTCTTCGCGCGCGTCGACATCGACGAGCCGGTCCCCGAAGAATTCTACGCCGCGATCGCGGCGATCTTCGCGTGGCTGATGCGCACACGTGGGCGGCTTGGCGGAAATCCGGATCGGTGA
- a CDS encoding flagellar biosynthesis protein FlhA — protein sequence MIAIQPKTALAFAVLAIVAMLVVPLPPVLLDALLALDVMGAAAVLVIALSIQDPLELSAFPALLLIATLFRLGLDVSATRLILTQGAIPGGVGSVIPAFGAFVMRGNAVVGLLLFIILIVVQLVVVTNGAQRVAEVAARFTLDSMPGKQMAIDADLHAGIIDAAGAKARRCTLQSEADFYGAMDGAGKFVRGDAVAALVIVGINLVAGIAIGVFQEHMDAANAAATYAPLSIGNAIATTLPAFLLSTATGIMVTRAASDAGLGDDLARQLVAHPSALRAVGIAMLALALVPGLPHLAFGLLGISGIAGGAAAAKRSEIKRIRRAQEEALRRRARARQPDHVVALLGVDQLAIDVGEALLPLLDEPAATALLARIAALRRRLAIESGVVIPSVRVRDDDRLPARGYAIRVRERVVARGELRADRALAIGKPAALSRLAGAEATDPVTGSSAKWLEPSTEVGAPGSIVVDPIAVLASRLGSVAREHAASLLGRQEVNDLLEHVRKTHPAAVKGVVPELAGLGLVQRVLQHLVREAVSIRDVVAVLETIADEAERSKDAALIGEAVRRRLAPSICDAHADGDGRIAAAVLSPALEAQMSDAIVSDERGPALALDIDAARALARELRALGSRDERTVLCCSQAVRLPLARFVEACGIRASIIGLAEIAPGYVVIPTFTLELPTEN from the coding sequence GTGATCGCCATTCAGCCTAAAACCGCGCTCGCGTTCGCGGTGCTGGCGATCGTCGCCATGCTCGTCGTGCCCCTGCCGCCGGTGTTGCTTGATGCGTTACTCGCTTTGGACGTCATGGGCGCCGCGGCGGTGCTCGTCATCGCCCTCTCGATCCAAGATCCGCTCGAGCTGTCGGCCTTCCCCGCGCTCCTGCTCATCGCGACGCTTTTCCGCCTCGGCCTCGACGTATCGGCGACGCGTCTCATCTTGACGCAAGGCGCGATCCCCGGCGGCGTCGGATCCGTCATCCCCGCTTTCGGCGCATTCGTGATGCGAGGCAATGCGGTCGTCGGTCTGCTTCTCTTCATCATCCTCATCGTCGTGCAGCTCGTCGTCGTCACGAACGGGGCCCAGCGGGTCGCGGAAGTCGCGGCCCGGTTCACGCTCGACTCGATGCCTGGAAAGCAGATGGCGATCGACGCGGATCTGCACGCGGGGATCATCGATGCGGCGGGCGCCAAGGCACGACGGTGCACGCTTCAATCGGAGGCAGATTTCTACGGCGCGATGGACGGCGCCGGCAAGTTCGTGCGCGGCGATGCGGTGGCAGCGCTCGTCATCGTCGGCATCAATCTCGTCGCCGGCATCGCGATCGGGGTTTTCCAAGAACACATGGATGCCGCGAACGCGGCCGCGACGTACGCCCCGCTCTCGATCGGCAACGCGATCGCGACGACGCTGCCGGCTTTCCTGCTCTCGACGGCCACCGGCATCATGGTCACCCGCGCGGCATCGGATGCGGGGCTCGGCGATGACCTCGCGCGCCAGCTCGTCGCACATCCGAGCGCGCTCCGCGCGGTCGGCATCGCGATGCTCGCCCTCGCACTCGTGCCCGGCTTGCCGCACCTCGCATTCGGCCTGCTCGGGATTTCCGGCATCGCCGGGGGAGCGGCGGCCGCTAAACGTTCTGAGATCAAACGCATCCGCCGAGCGCAGGAAGAAGCATTGCGGCGGCGAGCACGAGCGCGTCAACCAGATCACGTCGTCGCACTGCTCGGCGTCGACCAATTGGCGATCGACGTAGGAGAAGCGCTCCTGCCGTTGCTCGATGAACCGGCGGCGACGGCGCTCCTCGCGCGCATCGCCGCGCTCCGGCGTCGGCTCGCGATCGAGTCCGGCGTCGTCATTCCGAGCGTGCGGGTCCGCGATGACGACCGGCTGCCCGCACGCGGCTATGCCATACGCGTGCGCGAACGCGTCGTCGCGCGCGGTGAGCTCCGCGCGGACCGAGCGCTTGCGATCGGCAAACCGGCTGCGCTCTCCCGGTTGGCAGGCGCCGAAGCGACCGACCCCGTGACCGGCTCGAGCGCGAAATGGCTCGAACCATCGACAGAAGTTGGCGCTCCCGGTTCGATCGTCGTCGACCCCATAGCGGTGTTGGCCAGCCGCCTCGGCTCGGTCGCGCGAGAACATGCCGCGAGCCTGCTCGGCCGTCAAGAAGTGAACGATCTGCTCGAACACGTCCGAAAGACGCATCCCGCCGCGGTGAAAGGCGTCGTGCCCGAGCTTGCCGGTCTCGGCCTCGTGCAGCGCGTGCTCCAGCATCTCGTGCGCGAAGCCGTGTCGATCCGCGACGTCGTGGCGGTCCTCGAGACGATCGCCGACGAGGCGGAGCGGTCGAAGGACGCAGCGCTGATCGGCGAGGCCGTGCGCCGTCGGCTTGCGCCAAGCATCTGCGATGCGCATGCCGACGGCGATGGTCGGATAGCTGCCGCGGTCTTGTCACCCGCGCTCGAAGCGCAGATGAGCGACGCGATCGTCTCGGACGAAAGGGGTCCGGCACTTGCGCTCGACATCGACGCCGCGCGTGCGCTCGCGCGAGAACTTCGTGCGCTTGGATCTCGCGACGAGCGGACGGTTCTGTGCTGTTCCCAAGCGGTCCGACTGCCGCTCGCACGGTTCGTCGAAGCGTGTGGCATACGGGCGTCGATCATCGGCCTTGCGGAGATCGCACCCGGCTACGTCGTGATACCGACCTTCACGCTCGAACTTCCGACCGAAAATTGA